In one window of Paraflavitalea soli DNA:
- a CDS encoding cupin domain-containing protein → MEKRVFENPLIKDKVTLLESSQETNGAYTLLEVALEAGGGNDLHYHTSFNEEFTALEGTLSIGLKKRQLHLKPGETTVAEINQLHRFYNAGPTPIRFLVKLTPGSTEFEKCVAIGYGLASDGLTNKSGIPQKLDHLALLLDLGNTRLTGFLAFITPYLLYRAKRARKKGILKLLEYKYWNKPAGKSKATFA, encoded by the coding sequence ATGGAAAAAAGAGTATTTGAAAATCCGCTTATTAAGGATAAAGTGACTTTATTGGAAAGCAGCCAGGAAACAAATGGCGCTTATACCCTGTTGGAAGTAGCCCTGGAAGCCGGAGGCGGCAATGACCTGCATTACCACACCAGCTTTAATGAAGAGTTTACTGCGCTGGAAGGCACGTTGAGCATTGGTCTTAAGAAAAGACAGCTACACCTGAAACCAGGGGAAACAACGGTGGCGGAGATCAACCAGCTGCACCGTTTTTACAATGCCGGCCCTACACCTATCCGCTTCCTGGTGAAACTCACACCAGGTTCCACCGAATTTGAAAAATGTGTAGCCATTGGATATGGACTGGCCAGCGATGGCCTGACCAATAAGAGCGGTATTCCCCAAAAGCTGGATCACCTGGCGCTCTTGCTTGACCTCGGCAATACACGGCTCACGGGATTCCTGGCCTTCATCACACCGTATTTATTATACCGCGCCAAACGTGCCCGGAAGAAAGGGATATTGAAATTATTGGAATACAAGTATTGGAACAAGCCAGCTGGAAAGAGCAAGGCGACATTCGCTTAG
- a CDS encoding lipocalin family protein, whose product MKNKGMLSVTAFSLLLVVMSACSTSRVANPDGGKNVKISGTWTVQDIDFEGITGKVKVSVFDDAPYTCFIGSQWNLIASGNGSYTLPSGQDCNAGERTIFWGVQTENGVPTFMFKKMPGGVKPAKITDGYKLTVKSVTANSLVLQDDINFEGKTVYINYHLTK is encoded by the coding sequence ATGAAAAACAAAGGCATGCTGTCAGTTACAGCGTTTTCTCTCTTGTTAGTTGTTATGAGTGCCTGCTCTACCAGCAGGGTAGCCAATCCGGATGGTGGTAAAAATGTAAAAATCAGTGGAACCTGGACGGTCCAGGATATAGACTTTGAAGGTATTACCGGCAAGGTAAAGGTTTCCGTGTTTGATGATGCACCTTACACTTGTTTTATTGGCAGCCAATGGAACCTGATAGCCAGTGGCAATGGTTCTTATACCCTCCCTTCGGGCCAGGATTGTAATGCCGGCGAAAGGACCATATTCTGGGGCGTACAAACGGAGAATGGCGTACCCACTTTTATGTTTAAAAAGATGCCAGGTGGTGTAAAGCCCGCCAAAATAACCGACGGTTATAAATTGACCGTAAAATCAGTTACTGCCAATAGCCTGGTATTGCAGGATGATATCAATTTTGAAGGTAAAACCGTGTATATCAATTATCACCTGACCAAATAA
- a CDS encoding HYC_CC_PP family protein, with the protein MTIASGVVVNVHYCMGRLASVEYGYDDHDVCGKCGMSATKKGCCHTEYKFVKLQDEHQLAQAQVHFLELPAEAPVQVSLFQLPLSGEDQYLSLQYHSPPDPRLNHVYLSNCVFRI; encoded by the coding sequence ATGACCATCGCCAGTGGGGTGGTGGTTAATGTGCATTACTGTATGGGGCGTCTTGCCTCCGTAGAATACGGATATGATGACCATGATGTTTGTGGAAAGTGCGGCATGAGCGCCACCAAAAAGGGCTGCTGCCACACAGAATACAAATTCGTAAAACTGCAGGATGAACACCAGCTGGCCCAGGCCCAGGTACATTTCCTGGAACTGCCTGCTGAGGCTCCTGTACAAGTTTCCCTTTTTCAATTACCACTTTCCGGCGAGGATCAATATCTCTCCCTTCAGTACCATTCTCCACCCGATCCCCGCCTCAATCATGTCTACCTTAGTAATTGCGTTTTCAGAATTTGA
- a CDS encoding heavy-metal-associated domain-containing protein, with product MKTQSIVLSFLFIVFSAFSVSAQKKDPTQKKETLKVWGECGMCKKTIEKAAKDSGATTANWDTESKKLTITYSTAKTSNEKIQQAIAAAGYDTRDLTANNEAYDKLHECCKYDRKAAAAREEKKEPAQHH from the coding sequence ATGAAAACGCAATCAATCGTTCTCTCCTTCTTATTTATAGTATTCTCTGCATTCAGCGTAAGCGCTCAAAAGAAAGATCCCACTCAGAAAAAAGAAACCCTGAAAGTATGGGGCGAGTGCGGCATGTGTAAAAAGACGATCGAAAAGGCTGCTAAGGATTCAGGCGCTACTACCGCTAATTGGGATACAGAAAGCAAGAAACTCACCATTACCTACAGTACCGCCAAAACCAGCAACGAGAAGATCCAGCAAGCTATTGCCGCTGCCGGTTATGATACCCGCGACCTGACAGCCAATAATGAAGCTTATGACAAGCTGCATGAATGCTGCAAGTATGATCGCAAAGCAGCCGCCGCCAGGGAGGAGAAAAAAGAACCCGCGCAACACCATTAA
- a CDS encoding heavy-metal-associated domain-containing protein, protein MKKTIITLLVVLVSIAGRAQFKSANLQAAGLTCAMCTKAINKALEKVPFVQDVKVDIKSSSFQINFKEGVPVDFDVMKKAVEDAGFSVAKLKVTGVFDKVDVQNDAHVQIDGKTFHFLGVNKQTLQGEKAITLVDKDFVSAKEYKKYSAATSMACIKTGKAQNCCTKEGIAADSRIYHVTI, encoded by the coding sequence ATGAAAAAAACGATCATTACACTGCTGGTGGTACTGGTCAGTATTGCCGGCAGGGCACAATTTAAAAGTGCCAACCTACAGGCTGCAGGACTTACCTGCGCCATGTGTACCAAGGCTATCAATAAAGCACTGGAAAAAGTACCTTTCGTACAGGATGTAAAAGTGGACATCAAATCTTCTTCCTTCCAGATCAATTTCAAGGAAGGCGTGCCGGTTGACTTTGATGTGATGAAGAAAGCCGTGGAAGATGCCGGCTTTTCTGTAGCCAAACTAAAGGTAACCGGTGTGTTTGATAAAGTGGATGTACAGAATGATGCCCATGTACAGATCGATGGTAAAACCTTTCATTTCCTGGGTGTCAACAAGCAAACCCTGCAAGGGGAGAAGGCCATTACCCTGGTTGATAAAGATTTTGTGAGTGCGAAGGAATACAAGAAATACAGTGCTGCCACCAGCATGGCTTGTATTAAGACCGGCAAAGCACAAAACTGTTGCACCAAAGAAGGTATCGCTGCCGACAGCCGTATTTACCACGTAACAATCTGA
- a CDS encoding peroxiredoxin family protein — protein sequence MKQLLFAGLLLLAANTLVQAQPKKGEQAPDISIPNAQGKTVKLSSLKGKVVLIDFWASWCGPCRKAMPGLRTNYAAFKAKGFEIYGVSLDENKNAWKKAVAADQITWIQVNEPGGWESHTARAWNIEQLPSAFLLDKQGKIVATDPTEAQLKALLQTMLP from the coding sequence ATGAAACAATTATTATTTGCTGGTCTGCTGCTGCTGGCAGCCAATACCCTGGTGCAGGCTCAACCTAAAAAGGGAGAGCAGGCGCCTGATATCTCCATTCCCAATGCCCAGGGCAAAACCGTCAAGCTTTCCTCCCTGAAGGGCAAGGTAGTATTGATCGACTTCTGGGCTTCCTGGTGCGGTCCCTGCCGCAAGGCGATGCCCGGCCTGCGTACCAATTATGCTGCCTTTAAAGCAAAGGGATTTGAAATTTATGGGGTAAGCCTGGATGAGAATAAAAATGCCTGGAAGAAAGCCGTGGCAGCCGATCAGATCACGTGGATACAAGTGAACGAACCGGGCGGATGGGAAAGCCACACGGCCAGGGCCTGGAACATTGAGCAATTGCCATCAGCCTTCCTGCTGGACAAGCAAGGGAAGATTGTAGCCACAGATCCTACAGAAGCTCAATTAAAAGCATTGCTGCAAACCATGTTACCTTAA
- a CDS encoding response regulator encodes MANKKKILIIDDEADLCLLMKSYFVKKNYDVYSAATLQEGFAEMQLIHPDILFLDNNLPDGIGWSKVESFLHVNPSLRLFLMSGYPPTFPNIPGFSYEVLIKPISFADLDTL; translated from the coding sequence TTGGCAAACAAAAAGAAGATACTGATCATTGATGACGAAGCTGATCTATGTTTACTGATGAAATCCTATTTTGTCAAAAAAAACTACGATGTATATAGCGCAGCCACCTTACAGGAAGGGTTCGCAGAGATGCAGCTTATTCACCCGGATATCCTGTTCCTGGACAACAACCTGCCCGATGGCATTGGATGGAGCAAAGTAGAAAGTTTTCTGCATGTAAATCCATCCCTGCGTTTATTCCTCATGAGTGGTTACCCACCTACTTTTCCCAATATCCCCGGATTTTCTTATGAAGTGTTGATCAAGCCCATTTCCTTCGCCGACCTGGATACATTGTAA
- a CDS encoding YtxH domain-containing protein: MTTTTKVLLGIVGAAAAGVVIGMLVAPDKGSELRKKIKSNCNDWASSLSDLFAAGKEKAEDLAQEAGNKYNRVKENLG, from the coding sequence ATGACTACAACAACAAAAGTATTATTGGGCATCGTAGGCGCCGCCGCTGCCGGAGTAGTGATCGGTATGTTAGTAGCTCCTGATAAAGGTAGTGAGTTGAGAAAAAAGATCAAGAGTAATTGTAATGACTGGGCCAGCAGTTTGTCTGACCTGTTTGCAGCAGGTAAGGAAAAAGCCGAAGACCTTGCTCAAGAAGCCGGTAATAAATACAACCGGGTAAAAGAAAACCTTGGCTAA
- a CDS encoding response regulator, translated as MQKPFILIAEDDADDRFLLQTAFEENGFTDTLEFVENGIELIEYLSGIMHKKTLDILYPGFILLDLNMPKKDGREVLKEIKQHPELKKIPVIIFTTTKNENEIRRCYELGANTYVVKPVSFDALVRVIQEIRSYWLNTASIPA; from the coding sequence ATGCAGAAACCCTTTATCCTCATCGCTGAAGATGATGCAGATGACCGTTTTTTACTACAAACGGCCTTCGAGGAAAATGGCTTTACAGATACCCTTGAATTTGTGGAAAATGGCATAGAATTGATCGAATACCTCTCGGGGATCATGCATAAAAAAACACTGGATATCCTGTATCCGGGATTTATTTTGCTCGATCTGAATATGCCGAAAAAAGATGGAAGGGAAGTCTTGAAGGAGATCAAACAACATCCGGAATTGAAGAAAATTCCGGTTATTATATTTACCACTACCAAGAACGAAAACGAGATCAGGCGTTGTTATGAACTCGGCGCCAATACTTATGTGGTAAAACCCGTAAGCTTTGATGCTTTGGTGCGGGTGATCCAGGAGATCAGGAGTTATTGGCTCAATACAGCCTCTATTCCTGCATAG
- a CDS encoding DUF1328 domain-containing protein — MLRWSEIFLIMALIASLCGFGGMMGGDPTIAKILFFIFTFLFIASVVNRRQTRNAK; from the coding sequence ATGCTACGGTGGTCAGAGATTTTCCTGATTATGGCGCTAATTGCGTCCTTATGTGGATTTGGAGGAATGATGGGAGGAGATCCAACAATTGCTAAGATCTTATTTTTCATCTTTACTTTTTTATTTATAGCTTCTGTGGTAAATAGAAGACAGACGCGAAATGCGAAGTAG
- a CDS encoding alpha-amylase, whose protein sequence is MNNPTMFQFFHWEYPDDGNLWNHCKEQAAWLAKLGITHVWLPPAYKSARGTWEPGYAVYDLFDLGEFDQQATVRTRHGTKQQYIDCINALHEHQLQAIADIVLNHKHGGDETEKMGAREVNTENRKEMADQVVEIEAHTKFTFPGRGGKYSNFIWDKESFTGVSEMIDNRERIFLIQHNMGDGWDQMLDDEMGNFDYLMGADIDFRNPFVREEVKKWGAWYIETTNIDGFRLDAVKHINYRFFQEWLHFLKDKFQKDFFCVAEYWSNKTEAIINYCNALGKQSLMYDVPLHFNFFDAAQIKNNYDLRSIFDNTVLKELPESSFTFVDNHDSQPGQSLESYVDFWFQPLAYALILLRVKGFPCVFFPHLYGAKYEVQKGEEKIPIEIVPVPALESMLLVRQLLSYGEEYDYFDHPNTVGWIRRGTDDREFSGCAVLLSNGSEGNKVMELGNRFAHKTFTDITGNRSEKLTADEHGKVEFLVNGASVSVWILEEAAALIQQHLNL, encoded by the coding sequence ATGAACAACCCTACCATGTTTCAGTTTTTCCATTGGGAATATCCCGATGATGGTAACCTTTGGAACCATTGCAAAGAACAGGCTGCCTGGCTGGCAAAACTGGGCATCACCCATGTATGGCTGCCACCCGCCTATAAATCGGCCCGCGGCACCTGGGAGCCGGGCTATGCAGTGTATGATCTTTTTGACCTGGGTGAATTTGACCAGCAGGCTACCGTGCGCACCAGGCATGGCACCAAACAACAATATATTGACTGCATAAATGCCCTTCACGAACATCAGCTGCAGGCCATTGCCGACATTGTACTTAACCACAAACACGGCGGGGATGAAACAGAGAAGATGGGAGCCCGTGAAGTAAATACCGAAAACCGAAAGGAAATGGCCGACCAGGTAGTGGAAATAGAAGCCCATACTAAATTTACCTTCCCCGGCAGAGGCGGTAAATATTCAAATTTTATATGGGACAAAGAATCATTTACCGGGGTAAGTGAAATGATAGATAACCGGGAAAGGATATTCCTCATCCAGCACAATATGGGTGATGGCTGGGACCAGATGCTGGACGATGAAATGGGAAATTTTGATTACCTCATGGGGGCCGATATTGATTTTAGAAATCCCTTTGTAAGAGAAGAAGTTAAGAAATGGGGCGCCTGGTATATCGAAACTACCAATATCGATGGCTTTCGGCTGGATGCAGTAAAACATATCAACTACCGCTTTTTCCAGGAATGGCTGCACTTCCTGAAAGATAAGTTCCAGAAGGATTTCTTTTGTGTAGCAGAATACTGGAGCAATAAAACAGAGGCAATCATCAATTATTGTAATGCCCTGGGCAAGCAATCACTAATGTATGATGTTCCGTTGCATTTTAACTTTTTTGATGCGGCACAGATTAAAAACAATTACGATCTTCGCAGTATCTTTGATAACACCGTGTTGAAAGAATTGCCTGAGAGCAGCTTCACATTTGTCGACAACCACGACAGTCAGCCCGGTCAATCATTAGAATCCTATGTTGATTTTTGGTTCCAGCCACTCGCTTATGCACTTATCCTTTTAAGAGTCAAGGGATTTCCCTGTGTTTTTTTCCCCCATCTGTATGGCGCTAAATACGAGGTACAGAAAGGTGAAGAGAAGATCCCCATTGAAATAGTACCAGTCCCAGCTTTGGAAAGCATGCTTTTGGTACGTCAATTGCTTTCCTATGGTGAAGAGTACGATTATTTCGATCATCCTAATACCGTAGGCTGGATAAGGAGAGGAACTGATGATAGAGAATTTTCCGGTTGTGCTGTATTACTAAGCAACGGAAGTGAAGGGAATAAGGTCATGGAGCTGGGAAATCGTTTCGCTCACAAAACTTTTACCGACATCACCGGTAATCGATCAGAAAAGCTCACAGCAGATGAGCATGGCAAAGTAGAATTCCTTGTCAACGGCGCTTCCGTTTCTGTTTGGATACTGGAGGAAGCTGCCGCTCTTATACAGCAGCACCTTAACCTTTAA
- a CDS encoding Gfo/Idh/MocA family protein, whose protein sequence is MDTFTWGIIGPGNIATEFAHDLDQIKSARHRIGAVLSHSLEKAAAFAEKEDAPRYFEDIGDFVKQAGVDAVYIATPHPLHHQETLRCLQHKLPVLCEKPLAMNSREVNEMVDAATKNQTFLMEGMWIRFLPSIGKVLSLLESKAIGKIISLKADMSYKAPHDPESRYFNPSLGGGSLLDLGIYPVFLTHLLLGKPTMIKATARLSDQHIDESCAAVFSYGNQGYALIESSLVTQTERTATIYGETGRIHIATPWNERPDRITVTIYDGSQIEYPCEWEGHGLQYEAEEVYHCIKQGKLYSDKLCHQFSLDLMATLDAIRRQTHITYPADKK, encoded by the coding sequence ATGGATACATTTACCTGGGGTATTATCGGGCCTGGCAATATAGCTACAGAGTTTGCCCACGACCTCGATCAAATTAAAAGTGCCAGGCACCGCATTGGTGCCGTATTGTCCCATAGTTTGGAAAAAGCAGCGGCATTTGCAGAGAAAGAAGACGCCCCCAGGTATTTCGAAGATATCGGGGATTTTGTGAAGCAGGCCGGGGTGGATGCCGTATACATTGCCACACCGCACCCGTTGCACCATCAAGAAACCTTGCGCTGCCTGCAACATAAGTTACCCGTGCTTTGTGAAAAGCCATTGGCCATGAATAGCAGAGAAGTCAATGAAATGGTCGATGCTGCCACTAAAAACCAAACCTTTTTAATGGAGGGCATGTGGATCCGTTTTCTCCCCAGCATTGGGAAAGTATTATCCCTGTTAGAAAGCAAGGCCATCGGCAAGATCATCTCCCTGAAAGCCGACATGAGCTATAAAGCTCCCCATGACCCGGAGAGCCGCTACTTCAACCCATCGCTGGGTGGTGGTTCCCTGCTCGACCTGGGTATCTATCCCGTCTTTCTGACACACCTCCTGTTGGGTAAACCAACTATGATAAAAGCCACGGCCCGGTTATCAGATCAGCACATAGATGAATCCTGTGCAGCGGTATTCAGTTATGGCAACCAGGGTTACGCCCTCATCGAATCATCACTGGTTACCCAAACCGAACGAACAGCTACCATTTATGGTGAAACGGGCCGCATTCACATTGCTACCCCCTGGAATGAAAGACCAGACAGGATCACGGTCACCATTTATGATGGTTCTCAAATAGAATATCCCTGCGAATGGGAAGGCCATGGATTGCAATATGAAGCAGAAGAAGTATACCATTGTATAAAGCAGGGCAAATTATACAGCGATAAGCTTTGCCACCAGTTCAGTCTCGACCTGATGGCTACCCTGGATGCTATCCGGCGGCAAACACATATCACCTATCCGGCAGATAAAAAATAA
- a CDS encoding glucose 1-dehydrogenase, protein MAKAAASKLKKKKKSLNKQEVVVRPGYQPAGKLANKVAMITGGDSGIGRSVAVLFAKEGADVAIVYHQSDKDAKETKALVEAEGRVCATYKGDIASESFCRKVVQQVYNRFDKLSILVNNAGTQEPDDDFMDVTSEQFHRTFEVNMFSFYYCTQEALKLIDPDGCIINTASVVAYRGSEHLVDYSATKGAIVSFTRSLAKNLAQDGIRVNAVAPGPIWTPLIFDTFDQAHIRQFGKQTPMKRAGFPYEVAPAYVFLASADASYITGQVIHVNGGEVVGG, encoded by the coding sequence ATGGCAAAGGCTGCTGCATCCAAATTAAAAAAGAAGAAGAAAAGCCTGAATAAACAGGAAGTAGTTGTGCGCCCTGGCTATCAACCTGCCGGTAAACTGGCCAATAAAGTAGCTATGATCACAGGTGGTGACAGCGGTATTGGACGGTCAGTGGCTGTATTGTTTGCCAAAGAAGGCGCAGATGTAGCCATCGTATACCATCAAAGCGATAAAGATGCCAAAGAAACAAAGGCATTGGTTGAAGCAGAAGGCAGGGTCTGTGCAACTTATAAAGGTGATATTGCCAGCGAGTCATTTTGTCGTAAAGTAGTACAGCAAGTATACAACAGGTTTGATAAACTATCCATACTGGTCAATAATGCAGGAACGCAGGAGCCTGATGATGACTTTATGGATGTGACCAGCGAACAGTTCCACCGCACTTTTGAAGTGAACATGTTCTCTTTCTATTATTGCACGCAGGAAGCGTTGAAGTTGATCGATCCGGACGGGTGTATCATCAATACGGCTTCGGTAGTTGCTTACCGGGGCAGCGAGCACCTGGTGGACTATTCCGCTACCAAAGGAGCTATTGTATCCTTTACGCGCTCACTGGCCAAAAACCTGGCGCAGGATGGCATCCGGGTAAATGCAGTAGCGCCCGGCCCCATTTGGACACCCCTGATCTTTGATACTTTTGATCAGGCGCATATCCGGCAATTTGGAAAGCAAACCCCTATGAAGCGGGCTGGTTTTCCCTATGAGGTGGCACCTGCTTATGTGTTTCTCGCCTCAGCGGATGCTTCCTATATTACAGGGCAGGTGATCCATGTGAATGGCGGAGAGGTGGTGGGTGGCTGA
- a CDS encoding sensor histidine kinase: MKFRFQYIYALFILSFGILTVLSVLFYKRLMDSTQASNEVEHNYETMLLLGQVDSYLKDAINSEQGFILTGDSSLLTPGLSNAAKIPGLLDSIRHFSGAAHNQLTNLARLRGLVADRIRQVKDNISKATHNMDEENLRRRLLEGKVVMADYRQLYDKMQSMEIREKMEPDARKKMGQRNTPNLLYATFIFAAACLIISFFFILRELRKRLEFQQQLQQQVGILNRANAELEQLTNIASHHLQEPLRKIQTFSNQVITRYRELPEEVNLLLGKMDMAAKHMHGLTRDMVKYSSLINTQETLMQVDLNYVLMKVAENLDEKLTIKQAQLIITNTLPVIKGIPSQLAILFEQLIDNSIKFSRKEVPPVITIANEAISGSKITNKILTVLGGSRYYKISIADNGMGFDNKYVDKMFYLFQKLETQPTIQSKGIGLPMVQRIMINHGGNITAMGVAGEGAVFHLYFPIPNI; encoded by the coding sequence ATGAAATTCAGGTTCCAATACATCTATGCACTATTCATATTATCCTTTGGTATCTTGACCGTTTTGTCTGTTCTGTTTTACAAAAGGTTAATGGATTCCACGCAGGCTTCCAATGAAGTTGAGCACAACTACGAGACCATGCTCCTCCTTGGGCAGGTAGACTCTTACCTGAAAGACGCCATCAACAGTGAACAGGGATTTATACTTACCGGCGATAGCAGTCTCCTTACGCCTGGTCTTTCCAATGCAGCGAAGATCCCGGGTCTGCTGGACAGCATCCGGCATTTTTCAGGCGCCGCCCACAACCAGCTCACCAACCTGGCAAGGCTGCGGGGACTGGTAGCCGACCGGATAAGGCAGGTGAAAGACAATATCTCCAAGGCTACTCATAATATGGACGAAGAGAACCTCCGTCGCCGCCTGTTGGAAGGTAAAGTAGTGATGGCCGATTACCGGCAGCTGTACGATAAAATGCAATCCATGGAGATCCGTGAGAAAATGGAGCCGGATGCCCGCAAGAAAATGGGTCAGCGCAATACCCCCAACCTCCTCTACGCCACTTTCATCTTTGCCGCTGCCTGTTTGATCATCTCCTTTTTCTTCATTCTGCGGGAGCTTAGAAAGAGGCTGGAGTTTCAGCAGCAACTACAGCAACAGGTGGGCATCCTTAACCGGGCCAATGCCGAACTGGAGCAACTCACCAATATCGCCTCCCATCATCTGCAGGAACCCCTGCGGAAAATACAAACCTTCTCCAACCAGGTCATTACACGCTACCGGGAATTACCGGAAGAAGTAAATCTGCTGCTGGGAAAAATGGATATGGCTGCCAAACATATGCACGGCCTCACGCGGGATATGGTAAAATATTCCAGCCTCATCAATACCCAGGAAACCCTCATGCAGGTAGACCTCAATTATGTATTGATGAAGGTGGCAGAAAACCTTGATGAAAAGCTCACCATTAAACAGGCCCAACTCATCATTACCAATACCCTTCCCGTTATCAAAGGCATCCCTTCACAACTGGCCATCCTGTTTGAACAACTGATTGATAATTCTATCAAATTCTCCCGCAAGGAAGTGCCACCCGTGATCACCATCGCCAATGAAGCTATATCCGGCAGCAAGATCACCAACAAAATACTTACCGTATTGGGAGGCTCCCGGTATTACAAGATCAGCATTGCCGATAATGGTATGGGCTTCGATAATAAATACGTTGATAAAATGTTTTACCTCTTCCAGAAGCTGGAAACGCAACCAACTATTCAAAGCAAGGGCATTGGCCTGCCCATGGTGCAGCGCATTATGATCAATCATGGCGGCAACATCACAGCCATGGGCGTTGCAGGCGAAGGAGCTGTCTTCCACTTGTATTTTCCAATTCCCAATATCTGA
- the rpoN gene encoding RNA polymerase factor sigma-54, with translation MIHQHLTQKQQVRILPQQIQLLNLFHLNTLELEHRIEQEIEENPLLEETKNDENLSKDEKEVVQDFADWEEFGYDDIPDYKVEYANYFSGEDIPERPLVQMADFRQQLKEQCRLLLLGEQDFTRACYIIDSLNESGMLEQSLSTLAEDMSFKFGEWIEGPALEGVLKTIQSLDPPGVGARDIRECLLLQLERMNTAQPDVAAALKLIKDHYTDLKNRQLEKVRESLRLDEDEFRIVLELVASLQLQPINVRLEEPVAKNYIIPDFIITVEGDNIEVALARQRSASLHINHAWMETVKSQCAKKDKAAEQYMKSKLQAAEWFVSAIQQRESTMLKIMKTIVKWQYDFFKEGDHLLLKPMILKNIAQEIGVDISTVSRITSNKYAATPFGNILLKDLFSEGMPNVEGEVISNRIIQFALEEAIAAEDKKTPFTDHQLVVVLARKGYKIARRTVAKYRELLRIPTAQMRALWR, from the coding sequence ATGATCCATCAACATCTAACACAAAAACAGCAGGTGAGGATACTTCCTCAGCAGATTCAACTGTTGAATTTGTTTCACCTGAATACGCTGGAACTGGAGCATCGTATTGAACAGGAAATTGAAGAGAATCCCTTGTTGGAGGAGACGAAGAATGATGAGAATTTATCAAAAGATGAGAAGGAGGTTGTACAGGACTTTGCCGATTGGGAAGAGTTTGGGTACGATGATATTCCGGATTACAAAGTAGAGTATGCCAACTACTTTTCCGGCGAGGATATTCCGGAAAGGCCCCTGGTGCAAATGGCCGATTTCCGCCAGCAGCTGAAAGAGCAATGCCGGCTGCTTTTATTGGGTGAGCAGGACTTTACCAGGGCCTGTTATATTATTGATTCCCTGAATGAAAGCGGCATGCTGGAGCAGAGTCTTTCTACGCTGGCAGAGGATATGTCGTTCAAGTTCGGTGAATGGATAGAAGGCCCTGCGCTGGAAGGAGTATTGAAGACGATCCAGAGCCTGGATCCACCCGGTGTAGGCGCCCGCGATATACGGGAATGCTTATTGTTGCAGCTGGAACGGATGAATACTGCGCAACCTGATGTGGCAGCGGCGCTGAAATTGATAAAGGATCACTATACGGACCTTAAAAACCGCCAGCTGGAAAAAGTGCGGGAAAGCCTGCGGCTGGACGAAGATGAGTTCAGGATCGTATTGGAGCTGGTAGCTTCTTTGCAACTGCAGCCGATCAATGTGCGGCTGGAAGAGCCGGTGGCGAAGAATTATATTATTCCTGATTTCATCATTACCGTAGAAGGAGATAATATCGAGGTGGCGCTGGCAAGGCAACGTTCTGCATCACTGCATATTAACCATGCGTGGATGGAAACTGTTAAAAGTCAGTGTGCGAAAAAAGACAAGGCGGCTGAACAGTATATGAAGAGCAAGCTACAGGCTGCAGAATGGTTTGTATCAGCTATTCAGCAACGGGAAAGTACTATGCTGAAGATCATGAAGACGATCGTAAAGTGGCAATATGACTTTTTCAAGGAAGGCGATCACCTGTTGTTAAAACCCATGATCCTGAAAAATATTGCCCAGGAGATAGGGGTGGATATTTCGACGGTATCACGTATTACGAGTAATAAATATGCAGCTACACCTTTTGGAAATATCCTGTTGAAGGATCTGTTCTCTGAAGGTATGCCGAATGTGGAAGGGGAAGTAATCAGCAACCGCATTATCCAATTTGCATTGGAAGAAGCCATTGCGGCAGAAGATAAGAAAACACCTTTCACAGATCACCAGTTGGTGGTAGTACTGGCCCGGAAGGGATATAAGATCGCCCGGAGAACGGTGGCCAAGTACAGGGAGTTGTTAAGGATCCCCACAGCACAGATGAGGGCCTTATGGCGATAG